AACTCGTTCCCAGGACATGAGTGGGTCCCGTTGCCAAATGGCATAAATGTATTGGGTTTTGGAGTAACCTGGTGATATCATTCAAAAACAACTATGGGGGGTAAAAATACTTTcttgtgaaaaaaaagaaagaattatcatgagtaaattaaaatacaatatgttgatttaaaaatttaccTCAAATCTCGAGGGGTCAAACTTCTCAGGCTTTGGGAAGATCTCTGGGTTGTGGTGAATATTTCTGAAAAGTGGCAAAACTTTCCACCCTTTGGGTATAAGATACCCTGAAGAAggatttccaaaaaaaaattagtataaaaagtaggaagaatataaaatagaaCTACCTTTACAGTCAAAATTTGCAGTAATTAACTGACCTTCGTATTCAACATCTTCTACCGCCTCTCtgaaagtaaaagataaaattgaaGCAACTCTAAGTGTCTCCTGAATCACCCTTGAAGTGATTGTCATCTTTACGGTGTCTGCCCAAGTGAGAGTTTTCTCCTCACCATTATCTTCTTTcctccttatgacttcctcttGCTCTTCCTGTAAATTcacaagcaagaaaaaaaatcttaaaaggaaatttttcttgcctttttcctttgaaaaattattgatttactGTATGGAAAAAGACGGTTGAGAAAGATCAGCAATTTTCTTACGGTGACTGCCTGAAGAACAGAGGGGTTCTCGCCTAGGTACTTGAGGATCCATGTGAGCACGCTGGCGGTGGTATCACGAGCAGCGAATATGACTCCGATAATGTTGTCGGCAATTTGGTCGTCAGTGAGGCCTTCTTTGTCGGCCATTAAAGATCCGAGTAAGTCATTGTGATCGTGTTTCATCTGCCTCCTGGCTGAGAGGATTTTTGCCAAGATTTGAGCAAGCTCCTTCCTTGCTTTCATGGATTTGTTGAAGAGTGTCCCTGGAAGTTTAATGGGCATTGAATTGTACCCCGTCTCAAGAATGTAGTAGCACCGCTTTAGATCCTCACTGTACAGAACTTCATCCTTCCCAAATACGGAAAGCAGGGCAACATTGAACGTAAACTGTGCAAAGCAAGAACATATATCTTAGATTAAGAGACATAGTGGAGAAAAGCAGAGTCCCCTGTTtcgttctgtttttttttttattattattattatttttttactatagcAATTAGCAAACGTGGGAATTAAAGGTGAGGTGAACTCACTATCTTCATTTCTTGGAAAGTATTGATCAACCGGCCTTCCCATGATCGGAGAGAATCTTTGGCAATGGATTCGATGCTGGGGACGCTGTTTTTGATAGCTTCGGGCAGGAAGGCTCGGAGAACAAGCTTTCTAAGTTTGGTATGGTAGTCTCCTTGGTGAAAGAAGATGGCTTGTTTGCCCAACAATCTCTCCTTGCTTGTAGGAAATGTGGGCTTGAAGAGATGAGCTCTCGTCACCAGCACGAATTTCGCGGCTTCTGGGCTCGAAATCATCACGCAAGGACACCCCAATACGTGGGTTTTGAAGATCGATCCATACCTAtttaatcaaaatgaaaaatttgccATTAACAAAACAAGTAGCTAGAAATTTGATAAAAGTGGAAAGAAGAAAACCCGGTCTTCTATGAACCTCTTTTGTTTTTCAGCAAAGAAGACATTTGGGTTTTGAGAGTAGAGCTGAATGGTCTCGCCCATGTAAGGCCAACCCAAGGAGCCCGGCGGGAGGGGCAGTTTCCGGCGACCGGAATTGAAGAACTTGATGAGGGAATGGaagagaaagacaaagaaaatggaagatAAAAAGCAGAACTTGAAGAGGGAGGCGAATTCCATTTTCTTTACGTGAGTGATCGATGAGGAGGGATGAAGAAGTGAAGATGgaggtgaatatatatatagtgattttgGGGGAAGGAAAGAAATGAAGTAATCCCTTAcgattttaaagaaataatagattttaaaattatgtaatttagaTTATTTTTAGGCACCGAAATGTTTGAAAAATACTACCTATTAAAGATATGGTATATTGTAGTTGAAAATTGAATAGATTTTTATCATGTTCTTGCTGTCtagttgttaaaatattttgagcaaacaattatcttttaattttatgaagaagaagCGTCTCtataaaaatgaagaataattaataaatagcatttttttttaagcattttaatgattaaaaaaattgtaggatatcatcatcaaaatctgcctccaactcattccttcatgttttttttttgtttagagagagagagagagagggcacGTGTCGCATGGGGATGGAGAAAGAGCGTGCGAGAATAGGTCGACTGTGTGAGTGTTGAGTGTGAGTAGTGTGATTGGCGAAAGTGATCACGAAAAGAAGTGTGTTTTTGTTACAACAAATAACGAAAAAGCAAATGGGAAAAGCTCCTTGAGAAGGACAAAAGGACgagttttgtttgtgtttttgctCTTCCCTTACCATTTGGATTAAGTAGTATTGCGTTAATTCATCAAACACTTACTCTACTTTCTGCCCAACCCACACTACTAGTTATAATATTTGGGTTCTAAGTTCTATCCAAATGGGTGACTTATGTGGGCGTTAGTGCCATGTAACAAGTTTTAGagtgaattaattaattaagcgaAAAACTTATAAGTTTAAAGTCAATCGGATTAATGGCTTGACAATTCAGAAAATTTTAACCACTACTTATATCTTCTTGCTTCTTACCTCATATTTAAAAGGCATGCACTCATCCGTTCAACATTTTGATGGAAGTTACACCCATTTTTTGTGTGAcgagaaaagataaaataatgtgCCTTCTTGATAGCATCACACTTATATCACATGAATCGTGATTCACATGAATCGTGATTCACACAACGCcagacaatttttttatttttattttttattttttttatttataatattttaatattaaaaaaaaaatttgcctgGCGTGCATGAACTGTTCATGCACACCGGCGTTGTGTTTATTATTACCGATATCACATTTGCCACGCCTCGTAAttatcacacttttttttttttttttttagtgtcattttttttttttttgccttttcaaTATTTGTATAGGTTGATAAGTATTGTGTTGACTACACCATGTATTTAATTGATTCACTTAATTAAGATTACACCAATAAATTTCCAATAAGAGATTGTGTAGATaagcattttcaaaattatattaattaataaacctaaaatttacttattttgtATTGCATTTTATTAGAGGATTTTTCAATGTAATTCTCCATATTTCCCGCTTTCTAATCTGCTTGCTTTGTTTGTCACGTTTTCTTGTTGTCTTCAATAAGCATAAGATTAATGTAGGCCTTGTGCATGCATTTAATTGGAAGCAATATAACATGACATGTGGCACTTGACAATATGGCATTTGCCATCTGGTGAATATTAATAATTGTcaaactcaatatatatatatatatatatatatatatatatatattagtaaaagGTTTGAAAGATTTAATAATGGGTTTGACTATCATATGTTAATTAGTGTAATAATGTGTTAATTTTAAGGGTACGTGTACGTATAGAAGATGATATTCACCTGCTAACACCACTTTAATTAACGTCATTAATTATAacctactaattaattaacttacGAGTAACTTAATTAGACATTTAAACCTTATCTGAATAAAATTGACTTCTTATTTTTCTGTCACGTATTGATCACATCTTTGCTATTACGTGATGCAAGATGCTGAAAATGACAATGCTTCGTAATCAAAACTATCTATGTCTTCGCGTGTTCGAATTCGCTTGCGGTAGCAGATGtgtgaaccagatgctactttgaaggggcTCTACTAGCTCACACttttgtggggttgtggtgacgggtTCGCCTTtccaggcagtagctatggctaaaaccggacattccacagcgggtgggAACCCCGATGGTAACACCCAAGAGGggaaactacactggtcgccctTTCCCAccttctaattaaaaaaaatactatatatgcCTTCTTTCTATTTGATATCAAATGGGATTCAAGTAACATTGTGatagcaaaaatttaaaattatatggaagatgttgatattatttcatgaccttaaaattttgaatttattattattttatgattatttagaattttaaacaaataaCTGATTtcctattatcatgttttaaatagttatttattttaaataaataactttttatcctattatcttgttttgatCGGTTACCACTACTGCTTCAATATCTCctattattatgttatatgaGATTTATATGAGATCAGATGTTTTTAAGTTTCAATTGCtttttcaacgttagattttaaaatatctGTAACCGTTAgttcaattaaaaaaactgATTCTGAGataatatgaaattatatagatatatttgaATCCCCAGCAGTTTTATTAAGTgcagataattttattttccctCTGCTCTTCTCTTCATTATTAACTGCtgttacaaaaatatttctGGATAGTGTTCAGAGTTTGCAATCTGCACACTACATCGGGTAATATCTTATCCTGAGGATAAGATTGCTTTGATTCCCTTTTGCAAAACTTCTAATACATGTGGGAGTCATCATTGCCTTACTGTCTagatttcatttatttttcattttgtttgtattCTACATTTATTTTATCCATGCAATTCCCACATCTTTATTTCTAACAAAGATGATTACATTtcactaaaaattaaaaattatatatagatatagtcAGCAAGTTGAATTGTAGGTGTAACACTGCACTTGTATCTTAACAACTATTTTTACAACTTGTTAACATGAGTTAGCATGTAATTAAAAAGTGTTAAAAATTCACTTAATTAGTAGCTGATGTGGCTCCAATGAATCACAACATGTTTAAGCAACTTGTAAAAGAATTTTACATATAACAACTCTTGccgaaaagaagaaaagaaaagaaaaacatgatcCATGAAGAGTAGAATTAATGCCCGGCCATTACCATCTCTTCGTAAATACGTACCACAGCACCACATCTTCGGCCCTAGCTTCGCTACCTGCATGatctttattatttcttttagttatttttctatttgcgAAGCGATTTGAATGGTTGTCATGTAATGTGTATGCATGACAGCATCCTTTTGTCATGTTGTATGAATAATCATGCATATAATTAATATGCTGCACTATTACCAAATATTAACATCTTCTTAATTAGATCATGAAGGTTAAAGATGTCAATATATAAATTGCTTTGTTTTCTTATATGTTGTGTGGGACCAACACCATCTCAAGTCAAGTAGGATGTCTCTTGGAGTTTTACCCGACCCATATTCCTTTTCAGTCTGGCCgacttctttttctctcctatTTAATTTGGTTGTGGAGTCAGGAGTGTTAGTCGGCACAACACTACGAAGGAGCGCCGACTTCATTTTAAAACACGTACACCTCTATTCGGCCTTTTGTGAAGCCTGGAAAGAGGGCGAGAAACGGCCGCAcctttgctttatttttttacgtTTTGTCATTGCATCCACattgagctatatatatatatatatatatatatatatatatataaatcaaaaaaatatcatttaacaAGTTCTTTTGCCAGTATTAAATATAACTCTTGTCATAATTCTTCTCcaaatacttatcaaaaaaaataattcttctccaaatataaagagtctaaaaaatagaagtttatcttttttaatattatttctttcattgGTAGCATTACGTTTGGTTGGTTCATTATGTTTAGCCGAACGGTTGATTAATTACATAATTGAATACCCATCACTTTtggagaggatccatttccTCGCTTTTGAGATGTAGCGTTATAAATTCTATAGCATTAAGGcatgaattgaattgaattgagtTCCCATGCATATCACACGCTTGAATTTCTAGAACATCttcctttttcaaattttattttgctggAATGCACAACTACAACATTAATTGATTGCCCATCACTTAATGAATTGAATTCTTTCATGTACAACATTATGATATGCCATACGGCACGGCattaaaattagttttatcaataaaaagtaatatataGTTGAAATAGAGACATATTTAGTGAGTTTGATGTTTAGGAGTTTTGAAGAGTGGCTAGCTAAAGCATCAAAAGTAGATTTTTAGAATTAAATGTAAAGAAATttaaagaattcaatatatatatatatatgaaagggaaTCCATATCAGTCTCATTTATAGAAATCatgagtataaagctcttacaaacaacCATAGCCAAAGCTAATTTATGAAAGGGAATCCATATCAGTCTCATTTATAGAAAttatgagcataaagctcttacaaacaaccatagccaaagctacgaggttacaagcatCACAGATAACGTATTATATTCCAAATCTAAAACCAATtcactaacccatgactaatttaaatattaaaaaacagatctgtgccaaatagactcaaactaatgcataaGTAGTGCATATTCCTCATAACTGAGGGTAGACAAACCCCTaaccgaaactcttcctcctcgatccgaaagccaggataacgttcacatctataacccaaaggtctggaccataGCAAATAACCTAGAAGGCAACACACATGCAGATCGAGAGGGGACATAGCCATATTACGAGcaaaaaacaggaaataaaagTGTACACGGAAATAAAGGGactaaaacagaaatacaaacagaataaaaaaatcggacaaacaacaaatgaaaACCAACAGTAGGGCTAGGTATCAGTCATATCAGTCCGGTTAAtgggcttatcggtcggttaaccgacaagctatcggttaaccaaatcctaaccgattaccgaccgagaAGAAATGTTAatcgaaaattatcggtcatatcggtaatcggttaactgGTCGGTTAAATCagtttgggcttttgtgggctttttattgggcttttaactggttgctaattgggccaaaaattaattgttttggaggcccatatacgttttgttgggctaaagcctaaaataacttattaaaaattagttattttttagtatgtttttggctaaaatagcttattgaagctttttttttttgtataaatataagtataaaattataaaaaattaaaaaacttatcggtcatattggtcatatcggtttttcgataaaaaattattaaccgaccgataagcttattggtataaaatttttaaccgattttAAATTCGGTAATCGGTAACTGGTTAATCTGCTCACCCCTAACCAACAGAACAGGGAAAAAACCGGAGAATCACACTAAGCGGGAAACGGCAGCCGGAAAGAAGCCGATCGCGTGCTGGCCGGAAACTGACACGGAAGGTGGCATTGGAGCTTATTGCGGGGGAACACGAGAAAAGACCTAACAGCGGACGGTAGGAGGCAGAGcgggcgcggaggagatcggcgtcgcacacaaaacaaactgggaggagtttgagtgaatcccctaAGAGCATTACCCACAAAGTGTGACAAACAGGCTAgtcaacaaaaacaacacaccaaaataaagaattcaatgtgaatgctctaaggcCGCAAAGCATAGACTTAGAGAAAATGTTCTCTCTTTCAAAATTTCATTCTAACAACATGAAAACCGTGATTAGCGCCCCAAGTGCTTGTTGTTTTAGACTTTTAGCCGAGGAGTTTGAGGAAGACAAAACTTTAATCTTTCTGGACCACAAGCCTGACTTTAATTGCACTGTATTGTGACAGTGAAAGTAGACTTTCCACAATTGGGGTTGGAGTATAATAGAATAATAGATAAGATTATATGGTTGTCAAAACTGTGGAGCTAGCTAGGAAGATGCATATCGACATATCAATACACAATACACTACGTGTCCTGGAAAATGAAGGGAGGAGCAAGAATCTAAGACAATTTCAAAGTGCTGAAGCTTTATGCATTTATGGAACAACGCTCACCTTATGGGACGTGTCTTTGGTAGGTCcacaaaacatacatatataaacaGGGACAACATGGTAAAAAGAGGTGGGCTGAAGCCTGAATGCTGT
This genomic interval from Corylus avellana chromosome ca3, CavTom2PMs-1.0 contains the following:
- the LOC132173303 gene encoding abscisic acid 8'-hydroxylase CYP707A2-like, which gives rise to MEFASLFKFCFLSSIFFVFLFHSLIKFFNSGRRKLPLPPGSLGWPYMGETIQLYSQNPNVFFAEKQKRYGSIFKTHVLGCPCVMISSPEAAKFVLVTRAHLFKPTFPTSKERLLGKQAIFFHQGDYHTKLRKLVLRAFLPEAIKNSVPSIESIAKDSLRSWEGRLINTFQEMKIFTFNVALLSVFGKDEVLYSEDLKRCYYILETGYNSMPIKLPGTLFNKSMKARKELAQILAKILSARRQMKHDHNDLLGSLMADKEGLTDDQIADNIIGVIFAARDTTASVLTWILKYLGENPSVLQAVTEEQEEVIRRKEDNGEEKTLTWADTVKMTITSRVIQETLRVASILSFTFREAVEDVEYEGYLIPKGWKVLPLFRNIHHNPEIFPKPEKFDPSRFEVTPKPNTFMPFGNGTHSCPGNELAKLEMLVLLHHLTTKYSWSLVGRQNGIQYGPFALPQNGLPIRLSLKKDAAT